One genomic region from Salvelinus sp. IW2-2015 unplaced genomic scaffold, ASM291031v2 Un_scaffold3865, whole genome shotgun sequence encodes:
- the LOC139026096 gene encoding B-cell receptor CD22-like isoform X1: MMLNISFSPKDTSASISPADPVLMGSCVILTCSSTANPPVTSFTWFQICGDKPIQVASAQSYSLNVTVGDRGLYFCEARNSHSCGKSKEVQLAIKGPEEPVNPMVFGVAAGTLGAFLLISLISLFVWRRNSRLHDGLERTDNPQGQNSPVGTVCANQATAGEEPEERAEDQXEEIHYGDIDXSKLQTKETPAAAQDRVQGQESEYAEVNVTRRGDKVQHLNNLDGLYAQVN; encoded by the exons ATGATGCTTAACATTTCAT tctctcctaAGGACACCTCGGCCTCCATCAGTCCAGCTGATCCAGTATTAATGGGCAGCTGTGTTATTCTGACCTGCAGCAGTACAGCCAACCCTCCTGTGACATCCTtcacctggttccagatctgtggAGATAAACCAATACAGGTAGCATCTGCACAGAGTTACTCCCTCAATGTGACTGTTGGTGATAGAGGACTGTACTTCTGTGAAGCAAGAAATAGTCACAGCTGTGGCAAGTCAAAGGAAGTGCAGCTGGCTATTAAAG GGCCAGAAGAGCCTGTTAACCCAATGGTTTTTGGGGTTGCAGCAGGAACTCTGGGGGCCTTTTTGCTTATCAGCCTGATCAGTCTTTTTGTATG GAGGAGAAACTCGAGGCTCCACGATGGACTTGAAAGGACGGACAATCCACAGGGACAG AACTCCCCGGTTGGGACAGTGTGTGCTAACCAGGCCACAGCCGGAGAGGAACCAGAGGAACGTGCAGAAGACCAGRCTGAAGAGATCCACTACGGTGACATAGACRTCTCCAAACTACAGACCAAAGAGACCCCAGCTGCAGCCCAGGACAGGGTCCAGGGACAGGAGAGTGAGTACGCTGAAGTCAATGTGACCAGAAGAGGGGACAAGGTACAACACCTTAACAACCTAGATGGGCTTTATGCACAAGTGAATTAA
- the LOC139026096 gene encoding B-cell receptor CD22-like isoform X2, with amino-acid sequence MMLNISFSPKDTSASISPADPVLMGSCVILTCSSTANPPVTSFTWFQICGDKPIQVASAQSYSLNVTVGDRGLYFCEARNSHSCGKSKEVQLAIKEPVNPMVFGVAAGTLGAFLLISLISLFVWRRNSRLHDGLERTDNPQGQNSPVGTVCANQATAGEEPEERAEDQXEEIHYGDIDXSKLQTKETPAAAQDRVQGQESEYAEVNVTRRGDKVQHLNNLDGLYAQVN; translated from the exons ATGATGCTTAACATTTCAT tctctcctaAGGACACCTCGGCCTCCATCAGTCCAGCTGATCCAGTATTAATGGGCAGCTGTGTTATTCTGACCTGCAGCAGTACAGCCAACCCTCCTGTGACATCCTtcacctggttccagatctgtggAGATAAACCAATACAGGTAGCATCTGCACAGAGTTACTCCCTCAATGTGACTGTTGGTGATAGAGGACTGTACTTCTGTGAAGCAAGAAATAGTCACAGCTGTGGCAAGTCAAAGGAAGTGCAGCTGGCTATTAAAG AGCCTGTTAACCCAATGGTTTTTGGGGTTGCAGCAGGAACTCTGGGGGCCTTTTTGCTTATCAGCCTGATCAGTCTTTTTGTATG GAGGAGAAACTCGAGGCTCCACGATGGACTTGAAAGGACGGACAATCCACAGGGACAG AACTCCCCGGTTGGGACAGTGTGTGCTAACCAGGCCACAGCCGGAGAGGAACCAGAGGAACGTGCAGAAGACCAGRCTGAAGAGATCCACTACGGTGACATAGACRTCTCCAAACTACAGACCAAAGAGACCCCAGCTGCAGCCCAGGACAGGGTCCAGGGACAGGAGAGTGAGTACGCTGAAGTCAATGTGACCAGAAGAGGGGACAAGGTACAACACCTTAACAACCTAGATGGGCTTTATGCACAAGTGAATTAA